One segment of Gopherus flavomarginatus isolate rGopFla2 chromosome 8, rGopFla2.mat.asm, whole genome shotgun sequence DNA contains the following:
- the SYTL4 gene encoding synaptotagmin-like protein 4 gives MSEAVDLSFLSEAERDMILQVLQRDEELRKAEERRVRRLKNELLEIRRKGAKRGSQRYSERTCARCQQSLGRVSPKANSCRGCNHLVCRDCRSYSINSTWRCKVCTKEAELKKTTGDWFYDQRINRFANGLGSDIVRMSLRRKPPANKRETVGQTLLQQAQSNDPKDSPMAKQKNPQERQKESSMSPEALDPRDGKSDTESMENMSLDGYRPNAAGTGVRSRRNSLDKTVAFQEGKQRPGPVGSNVSTLPIPTRSRDTIPSGSESEARVGSHGAVSADENETIFKKNPRRTLRPADYTKSVIDLRPEELGSESGSMGDRSKSVPGLKTEVDEEEEDIDNLVEIHRRRTARSSMRSGTSSSTLGSMVSIYSEAGDFGNVCVTGEIAFSLSYEHKTQTLFIHVKECRQLAYADEAKKRSNPYVKTYLLPDKSRQGKRKTTIKRNSVNPLYNELLKYEISKSLLLTRTLQFSVWHHDRFGRNTFLGEVAIPMDSWNFESQLEERLPLHGKAGADSAGSQQYRGELVVSMKYIPSSKHPGAGNGKKGKQEEGGELQVWIKEAKNLMAAKSGGTSDSFVKGYLLPLRNKATKRKTPVMKKTLNPHYNHTFVYNGISPEDLQHICLELTVWDREPLSSNDFLGGVRLGVGNGMSKGQVVDWMDSTGEEVSLWQKMLQFPGSWAEGTLQLRSTMAKPGA, from the exons ATGTCGGAGGCTGTGGATCTGTCTTTCCTGTCGGAGGCAGAAAGGGATATGATCCTGCAAGTCCTGCAGCGAGATGAAGAGCTCCGCAAGGCTGAGGAGAGAAGGGTCAG GCGACTGAAGAATGAGCTGCTGGAGATCCGACGCAAAGGGGCCAAGCGGGGCAGTCAGCGCTACAGCGAGAGGACGTGTGCCCGGTGCCAGCAGAGCTTGGGCCGGGTGAGCCCCAAGGCCAACAGCTGCCGCGGCTGCAACCACCTGGTGTGTCGGGACTGCCGCTCCTACAGCATCAACAGCACCTGGCGCTGTAAAGTCTGCACCAAGGAAGC AGAGCTGAAGAAGACAACCGGTGACTGGTTCTATGACCAAAGAATCAATCGCTTTGCAAACGGGCTGGGGAGCGACATAGTGAGAATGTCCCTTCGGCGCAAACCTCCAG CCAACAAAAGGGAGACAGTGGGGCAAACCCTTCTCCAGCAGGCACAGTCGAACGATCCCAAAGACTCCCCCATGGCAAAGCAGAAGAATCCCCAGGAGCGACAGAAGGAGTCCAG CATGTCTCCTGAAGCCTTGGACCCCCGAGATGGGAAGAGTGATACCGAGTCCATGGAGAACATGAGTCTGGATGGGTACAGACCCAATGCCGCTGGCACAGGTGTCAGATCCAG GAGAAACTCCCTGGATAAAACTGTCGCTTTCCAAGAGGGGAAGCAAAGGCCTGGTCCCGTGGGCTCCAACGTATCCACCTTGCCCATCCCCACCCGCTCCAGAGACACTATTCCCTCTGGCTCAGAAAGT GAGGCTCGTGTGGGGAGCCATGGTGCAGTATCCGCAGATGAGAATGAAACCATATTCAAGAAGAACCCCAGGAGAACCCTGAGGCCTGCAG ACTACACCAAGTCAGTGATTGATCTGCGCCCGGAGGAGCTGGGAAGTGAAAGCGGCTCCATGGGAGACAGAAGCAAGTCGGTCCCAGGTCTCAAAACTGAAGTG gatgaggaagaggaagacattGACAACCTGGTGGAGATCCATCGCCGGAGGACGGCCAGAAGCAGCATGCGCAGCGGCACCTCTTCG AGCACGCTGGGGAGCATGGTCAGCATTTACAGCGAGGCTGGTGACTTCGGCAATGTCTGTGTCACGGGAGAGATTGCCTTCTCTCTGAGCTACGAGCACAAGACTCAGACTCTGTTCATCCACGTGAAGGAGTGTCGCCAGCTGGCCTATGCCGACGAGGCCAAGAAGCGCTCCAATCC ATACGTGAAGACGTACCTCCTGCCTGATAAATCCCGGCAAGGCAAACGCAAGACAACCATCAAACGCAACAGTGTCAACCCATTGTACAATGAGCTGCTCAAG TACGAGATCAGCAAGTCCCTCCTGCTCACAAGAACCTTGCAGTTCTCAGTCTGGCACCATGATCGCTTTGGCCGAAACACCTTCTTGGGAGAGGTGGCGATCCCGATGGATTCCTGGAACTTTGAGAGCCAGCTGGAAGAGCGTCTCCCCCTGCATGGCAAG GCTGGTGCTGACTCTGCTGGCTCCCAGCAGTACAGAGGAGAGTTGGTTGTTTCCATGAAGTACATCCCATCTTCCAAACACCCAGGGGCAGGTAATGGAAAAAAGG GCAAACAGGAGGAAGGAGGCGAACTCCAGGTCTGGATCAAAGAGGCCAAGAACCTCATGGCTGCCAAATCTGGAGGGACCTCTGACAGCTTTGTCAAGGG CTACCTGCTGCCGCTCCGAAACAAGGCCACCAAGAGGAAGACTCCTGTGATGAAGAAGACGCTGAATCCTCACTACAACCACACCTTTGTCTACAATGGCATCAGCCCAGAGGACCTGCAGCACATCTGTCTGGAGCTGACTGTCTGGGACCGCGAGCCTTTGTCCAGCAATGACTTCCTGGGAGGAGTCAGGCTGGGAGTTGGGAATG GTATGAGTAAGGGCCAGGTGGTGGACTGGATGGACTCCACAGGAGAGGAGGTGAGCCTGTGGCAGAAGATGCTCCAGTTCCCAGGCTCCTGGGCAGAAGGAACACTACAGCTCCGCTCCACCATGGCCAAGCCAGGAGCATAG